In Bacteroidales bacterium, one genomic interval encodes:
- the ade gene encoding adenine deaminase, whose protein sequence is MVISGTIVDVLRRQTFKGRLYITNGKISDIQPTETANPVYILPGMIDSHIHIESTMVTPARFAQNAVKFGVVSAVSDPHEIANVCGVDGIKYMIENAETVPFKFWFGVPSCVPATPFEQSGAEINAQQIGELFDNFGLKYLAEMMNYPGVVNQNHDVMDRLKEAIDRNLPIDGHAPGLAGEPLVQYINSGIDTDHECTTLAEAEEKIKCGMKILIREGSAEKNFEELYPLIDMFPDQVMLCSDDLHPDNFSKNYLDRLIRVGQNKGLDFWNLMQAVTINPVAHYKLDVGLLQKGDNADFILVDNLQSFRVLQTWINGNLVFDGASSFEYEGSNETINNFKAQSISPDSLTIKAEEGMLNVIRAFDGKLLTDHLQLPAKIEDDCCVPDIDNDILKLVVLNRYEENATPQISFINGFGLKKGAFASSVAHDSHNIIAVGTDDRDIATAINSIIESKGGLSVVSDKGVELLQLPIAGLLSDEPLEIISQKYQELNKIVKANGSKLAAPFMTLAFMSLLVIPRLKLGDKGLFDVTKLKFIDNFG, encoded by the coding sequence ATGGTAATTAGTGGAACAATTGTAGACGTGCTAAGGCGTCAAACATTTAAAGGAAGACTATATATAACTAACGGTAAAATATCTGATATTCAACCAACAGAGACTGCAAATCCCGTCTATATTTTGCCCGGAATGATTGATTCTCATATCCATATCGAAAGTACAATGGTTACACCAGCACGATTTGCACAGAATGCTGTGAAATTTGGTGTGGTTTCTGCAGTTTCCGATCCACATGAAATAGCAAATGTATGCGGGGTTGATGGAATAAAATATATGATTGAAAATGCCGAAACTGTGCCATTCAAATTTTGGTTTGGAGTTCCCTCTTGTGTGCCCGCAACTCCTTTCGAACAAAGCGGTGCAGAAATTAATGCTCAGCAAATAGGAGAGCTGTTTGATAATTTTGGCTTAAAATATTTAGCTGAAATGATGAACTATCCCGGTGTCGTAAATCAAAATCACGATGTTATGGATAGACTTAAAGAAGCCATTGATAGAAATTTGCCCATTGACGGTCATGCCCCGGGTTTAGCAGGAGAACCTTTGGTGCAATATATAAACTCTGGAATCGATACCGACCACGAATGCACAACGTTAGCAGAAGCAGAAGAAAAAATTAAGTGCGGAATGAAAATCTTAATTAGGGAGGGCTCAGCTGAAAAAAACTTTGAAGAGCTTTATCCATTAATTGATATGTTCCCCGATCAAGTTATGTTATGCAGCGATGACCTTCACCCCGACAACTTTTCAAAAAACTATCTAGACAGATTAATTCGTGTAGGACAAAACAAGGGACTTGACTTTTGGAATCTTATGCAAGCTGTAACAATTAATCCCGTTGCACACTATAAGCTTGATGTAGGATTGTTGCAAAAAGGCGATAATGCTGACTTTATTTTAGTTGACAATTTGCAAAGCTTTAGAGTATTACAAACTTGGATTAACGGTAATTTAGTTTTCGACGGGGCAAGCTCTTTCGAATATGAAGGATCTAACGAAACAATTAACAACTTTAAAGCACAATCTATTTCACCTGACTCTTTAACTATAAAGGCAGAAGAAGGTATGCTTAACGTTATTCGCGCATTCGATGGAAAATTACTTACCGATCATTTACAACTCCCTGCAAAAATCGAAGACGACTGTTGTGTACCTGATATTGATAATGATATCCTAAAACTAGTTGTTTTAAATCGATACGAAGAGAACGCAACCCCACAAATTTCCTTTATTAACGGATTTGGTCTAAAGAAAGGAGCTTTTGCTAGTAGTGTTGCTCACGATAGTCACAATATAATAGCTGTCGGAACAGATGATAGAGATATTGCAACCGCAATTAATTCAATTATAGAAAGTAAGGGTGGGTTATCTGTAGTATCTGATAAAGGAGTAGAACTGTTGCAACTCCCAATAGCAGGACTACTCTCTGACGAACCTCTTGAAATAATATCGCAAAAATATCAGGAGCTTAACAAAATAGTTAAAGCCAACGGCTCAAAACTAGCAGCACCATTTATGACACTCGCATTTATGAGTCTGTTAGTTATCCCAAGGTTAAAGCTTGGAGACAAAGGTCTTTTTGATGTAACAAAATTGAAGTTTATTGATAACTTCGGTTAG